tcaagaaaCTTCTCATATTGTAATTGTATAATTAAACCTCTGATTCCATATTCAGACTACGAAAGATGAGTTTAAGATTCAAAACTTTTTTGTTTTACAGAATCTACCAAAAGAGAGAACAAATAGCATGCTCCCCAATGATTTTACACTTGTACATCTAATGAAGCACATCAGAACCCGGAATTCTCCATCAAAACGACACGAAAAGCAAAAGAAAACAAGCCAAAACAATTAACATCAATCTTGAGATATATGCATCTATATGTAGGTAGGTACCTGATAGGATAAACCCCCTATCGGGTTGATCGGCGTCCTTAGATCGGCGATCGATAAATGTCTGTAGCGGGCAAGTGCCCGTCGAGCAAGACGGGTCTCTCACTTTGaagaagagaatgaacgataatattgatattcttgattgatttctcaaatgattacaataactcctatttataatgctaataacgAACTTActtaacaagaaaacaaagatatggaaaagatacgcaaataaacaaagatgtagaaaagatacgcaaatctctaatttaactaactaaataatgctcgtatcaactcccccacggttgaaatccaccttgtcctcatgGTGTgaactacgacacaatgaagagAGTCGAAAACATCAGAAACCAAATCTGGTGTTGTGCGCGGAACatcttccgtcgggcagcggggcaacttcggttcgagatggtgggaagGCATAACTAGTTGTTGTGCGCGGGtggattcccgtcgggcagcgacgtAGCTATGATTCGATCGGTGTggctagttgctgtgcgcggtggattcccgtcgggcagcgacaTAGCTGTGATTCGATCGGCGTGTTGGAATGTGAGATcgcgatgaaagcaccaatttgataggaTAAACCCCCTATCGGTTTGATCGGCGTCCTTAGATCGGCGATCGATAAATGTCTGTCGCGGGCAAGTGCCCGTCGAGCAAGACGGGTCTCTCactttggagaagagaatgaacaataatattgatattcttgattgatttctcaaatgattacaataactcctatttataatgctaataactaacttacttaacaagaaaacaaagatatggaaaagatacgcaaataaacaaagatgtagaaaagatacgcaaatctctaatttaactaactaaataatgctcgTATCAGGACCGCACCTCCTCAAACTCGAGCAATAATACCTAAAGTTAGTATATGGCACGTGGCAGCTTTGTTCCTCAGCACTCGAGTTAGCTGGCTTTCGCTCATCACTAGGATGCTTCTCAAGATCCACTATCTTCCTCTGATTTCACTTCTTGTGCTGTAGAGGAACCAGGAGCCTCGGTCAGAAACTGCTGCCAGAAGACGTCGTTTAGACCAGCTGCCACAGATGGGATGGCGCCATCCTGCTCTTGATCTTTTGGCATTCGATGAACATGAGTCTTGGTTGGGCTCATGTTCACATCAATCCCTACTGGCTTTAGCCTGGAGTCGAGATCAATGCAGATTGAAGATATCTCAGGGCTGCCTAAATAAGTTGAGGATGCAGCCAGCTCCGGGGAGGAATTGCAATCTCGTGAAGTTGATGCTGACATGTGGCAACAGCGCGAGGCATTATCAGAATCTGCAGACGATGCTGTGATGACAGGCGAACGCGTGGGGTGCAGCCTAAAGTCATGAAAGCCTTCGGCTGGAGCCTCAACTCCATGGATGAACTTCTCCCAAAAATTTAGGGATGAATCTATTTCCTCAACTTGTTCCAAGTTCATGAATGGAAGAGACAAAGCACCTGAATTTTCTAGGCCTTCACCTTGCAAGAAATGCAAGGCCGTGGACCTTCTTTTCTTGCTCTGAAACCCCGGCTGTTCCATGGTGCTCGGCTTCTCCAACAGCTGAGCTAGGCTGATCATCAATTGACGCTGCCTGTGGTCAATGTTCTGCAATATCTGTCGTAAGGAATTGAGCTGATGCTCGTATCCTTGACTCTCGTGCCTACGCCTCTCTACTTCCGACTGAAGCATAACCTTTTCTCCTTTTAGCTGCTGAATCTCTTTCTCAAAATGTTCTCTTTCTGAATCAGTTAATGGAGCCACATTTCCTGGACCTGAATGACTGTGGATCGGCTTTCGCCTGTATATATTCTTCAAAAGATGTTTCTGCCCTCGGATAAACTCATCATTTGCAAACTCCCATTGATCAGGATCAGTCTTTCTAAAACCCTGCAAATTTCAAGAAAATGTTAGGCCTATATAGTGAAGAATCCAACCAGATCAAACTACTTAAATCAATCTCCAATCTATGTATCATTCTTCAATCAGATCAGTTTCATATACTTGCTTTCTTCAAAGCAACCAAACAAGCTCTACACAAAATAACACAACACAAACAACACACAGCCATAGCTAAACAGAGAAGAGCTTTAACACCAATAATGGAACAACAAAGGATGCGAAGCGAAGAGCAAGAAATGTCTTACATATGTATTCAATTGCCTAATGAAGCTGGAGAAATTGTTGTGCTTGAAATACTTAGGTAGCAAATCTCTAGCAAACTCAGGTGGATTCCAAACAACAAAACTATGGCCAGTTAGACTCCAAGATACAACAGAATTTGTCATTGGATCATCCACCATCTCATAAGTCTTCACCAGAAATGGCGCCGGCGACCAAGAACTGCCATTTGATCCATCCATCACTAATGATCAAAACTACAAACCTATACACAAGACACCCTTGACTGAATCTTTCCAAAGAGCTCAATATAAATGCTTCTTTTTCCAACTTCAGATTTCCTTCACTCATTCAAGACTCAGACTTCAACAAGATCAATCAATCATGAGAAACAGACAATCAATACCCACATAAAATTCAACTCAAAGAACCAATCTTTCTTGATTGATGAACAGAAAACAATAAAATCCAGCAGAAAAGAACAGATTTTTTTCAAAACCCTTTTGATTATCACACGTGTTTGATCGATTACAAGTGAAAAATCTTGAAAACAGACAAAACAACAGCTAGTTTAGAAAACAGTGGTTTCTTGGATAAACCCCGAATGAAAGAGCTATAGCCTATATATATGCAGACAAAGCAGAGTGAATCATAATCGTCGGTGTTGGAGCCTTTGACGATAGGGGCTGGGGAGTGTGGGGATTGACTTTCAATAGCCCGGCAGAAAAAAGATTATTCGAAATTTGGGGAAAAGGGAGTTGTAATAAATTGTTTAAGATTGTTTCTTCCACAAGGAAATGATTATAACTaaacatgcacaaaccgaactaGACCGTCGATTAACCGGTGGTTCGGAAACACCGGTTTACACCGGCGGTTCAAGCGAAcaggttcaggttcaaaaaaatcatgaaccgtaaccggcggttcaaaactgcCGGTTCACCGGTTTGAACCAGCGATTCAGCGGTTCCAACGGTAGGATTCCGGCTAGGGTGTAGATTTTCAGgctaggtgtgcagaaaaacgggcggttttcgtcagaaaccgccggtttccgacggttcaggacctttttcaggtggcagtgtataggcctgaaaaccggtcagaaacaaCTAGTTTTCGGCCAGAAATCGGCTGTTTCCGTCAAAACCGTGGATTGAACCgtcggttcaggcggtaaaccggccgaaatttgaaatttgaacttttttttttcttccaattttactcctataaatacctcacttcCCTCGTCATTTTTACTCACTCCATTCTTGTcttaacaaggatttccttctcaatctcaatttctctatccCCTATCCTCATATTCTCTAATTGttcaagttgtttactactgtatttgttgttgtgttcgtaatttaccatttattcaatactccatattccatactactttcattttgcattatgccttcttctcgtggtggacagggacgtggtgatcggagCAAAGGAAtttcccaagatcaaagtagtcgttCCCAAAAATCAcagcgacctagtcgtcgagaagttattgaagaggtttcccgagtggcggctaacgcatgcaagtaagttctaaaaaaataaaattatttttactattcataatttcataagattgagtttttttaaaaaaattgtgttcCTAATTTTTTAAGATTGAATTGCTAAATGTGTcatcaatttagttatgtagaaacatctcattcgccgactaagagtatatatacttataaatttattgttcaaaacttcaagtcttttttgtaatttgtaattagcttcgttgtagactagtagtctagttgtattataaaattttgtttaagacttcaacacttcaagttttttgtgatttgtaattgttgtaacttgtaatctcaata
This sequence is a window from Salvia splendens isolate huo1 chromosome 5, SspV2, whole genome shotgun sequence. Protein-coding genes within it:
- the LOC121804724 gene encoding heat stress transcription factor A-4c-like, with product MDGSNGSSWSPAPFLVKTYEMVDDPMTNSVVSWSLTGHSFVVWNPPEFARDLLPKYFKHNNFSSFIRQLNTYGFRKTDPDQWEFANDEFIRGQKHLLKNIYRRKPIHSHSGPGNVAPLTDSEREHFEKEIQQLKGEKVMLQSEVERRRHESQGYEHQLNSLRQILQNIDHRQRQLMISLAQLLEKPSTMEQPGFQSKKRRSTALHFLQGEGLENSGALSLPFMNLEQVEEIDSSLNFWEKFIHGVEAPAEGFHDFRLHPTRSPVITASSADSDNASRCCHMSASTSRDCNSSPELAASSTYLGSPEISSICIDLDSRLKPVGIDVNMSPTKTHVHRMPKDQEQDGAIPSVAAGLNDVFWQQFLTEAPGSSTAQEVKSEEDSGS